In Paenibacillus larvae subsp. larvae, the following proteins share a genomic window:
- a CDS encoding AMEP412 family response elicitor yields the protein MSAILAALKALVKKVPWNKVVSFLKWAAEFAAAAGKKTAAETAKILAFIKNNPQKVIDWFVKGYSIYEIIKMILEY from the coding sequence ATGTCTGCAATTCTAGCTGCATTAAAAGCTCTTGTAAAAAAAGTTCCTTGGAATAAAGTTGTATCATTCTTAAAGTGGGCAGCCGAGTTTGCTGCTGCAGCAGGAAAGAAAACTGCAGCCGAAACAGCAAAAATCCTTGCCTTTATTAAAAACAACCCGCAAAAAGTTATTGATTGGTTCGTAAAAGGATACTCAATTTATGAAATTATTAAAATGATTCTTGAATATTAA
- a CDS encoding response regulator transcription factor, which produces MKDKIWGMSQTELRIIKMIAKEMPNKQIADELNYSQRMIEYYISDISKKLNVQTRVGIVAKAYKLKILNSIIAAALFVCF; this is translated from the coding sequence ATGAAAGATAAAATATGGGGTATGTCTCAAACAGAACTAAGAATTATAAAAATGATAGCAAAGGAGATGCCTAATAAACAAATTGCTGATGAGTTAAATTATTCCCAAAGAATGATAGAATATTATATCTCTGATATTTCCAAGAAACTAAACGTGCAAACCAGGGTTGGCATTGTCGCTAAGGCCTACAAACTGAAAATCTTGAATTCGATTATTGCAGCTGCCTTGTTTGTCTGTTTTTAG
- a CDS encoding UvrD-helicase domain-containing protein, translating to MNNHKLFTTKPFGAGALPMPVAPAGSVLTSKHLVSPNEPDAAFFRMIEKAGISLNETQIQAVRHDRGPLLTLAGAGTGKTSVLTCRAAYLLKVRQVDPRQILLVTFTSKAAAEMRERLADLPGISAVEAKLVGARTFHSLFLQVIRQEGCEDDLLTDQRRPHFIMKRLLKIAGLQEAWEPETALSRLSAWKSSMLSPEEWPARTSMEQQLKPVLLQYEGWKKAEGKMDFDDILLEAHKLFTRHPEVLERIRRQYAYIMVDEFQDTNPLQYQLVRMIAEPDCNLMAVGDDDQTIYTFNGARQAYILQFEQQYPAARVITLDVNYRSGSSILGLANEVISHNEERRPKTLYTGIREKGTVQYLSPLTTDHEAEAILEHIKQQVGKGKRKYGDIAILHRTASYSRAFFERLLMEDIPFVQYGNSDLFYRHWLIRPVLNHLRLALNSRDMKACEGVLLTLYIAKEKGASWIREKEKKKAKKWPLIHLMDHPDLKENQKEKLMERLKMIKSLQAFKPEEAIRQIRIKFYDAFIDAYDPEPDTQYKETLKEMLDELETSARRFTGLEEFLGFVDRITDKYMVMESLKKEDESDALKLMTIHRSKGLEFPVVYLIGVSERVLPHSTSLKKEGCKDNRFEGEHGAAAALEEERRLAYVAVTRAKEELYISSPGYYRGKQAHVSRFILQPFESRRSRVSNTAQPVPASAAKKPSAIQDRSMPEMGNASDKKTVRTQVYTAGYGTNSSQPERKARHDQPKLVSPAASVTSLSVYTHTVTKSLDRQPVSAVDSYLKPAPAAAPSFSISSIEKKERPENKPKLTKEEKADRAARMLAAKIESGQKSASPSRPAMPAKPAASSSTPSVAAAKPASKMVPAWVCTDKTCKSWVKMEERETVDRNASKDSPLCKSPMRKGIRSVQVRG from the coding sequence ATGAATAATCATAAATTGTTTACAACAAAACCGTTCGGAGCTGGAGCCCTTCCTATGCCCGTGGCTCCCGCCGGTTCGGTTCTGACAAGTAAGCACCTTGTTTCACCTAATGAACCGGATGCCGCATTTTTTAGAATGATAGAGAAAGCAGGGATATCTCTCAACGAAACGCAGATTCAGGCTGTTCGACATGATAGGGGGCCTCTGCTTACATTAGCCGGAGCCGGAACCGGCAAAACTTCGGTATTAACCTGCCGGGCAGCTTATCTGCTCAAGGTTCGGCAAGTCGATCCCCGGCAAATTCTGCTTGTTACTTTCACTTCTAAAGCGGCGGCAGAAATGCGGGAACGGCTGGCAGACCTGCCCGGAATTTCCGCAGTTGAGGCCAAACTGGTAGGGGCCAGAACGTTTCACTCTCTATTCCTTCAGGTTATAAGGCAGGAAGGGTGTGAAGATGACCTGCTGACAGATCAGCGGAGACCGCACTTCATCATGAAGCGTCTTCTGAAAATCGCCGGGTTACAGGAAGCATGGGAACCAGAGACTGCACTATCCCGGTTATCCGCATGGAAATCCTCTATGCTTTCTCCGGAAGAATGGCCTGCCCGAACTTCCATGGAACAGCAGCTGAAACCGGTATTGCTTCAGTATGAAGGCTGGAAGAAGGCGGAAGGCAAAATGGATTTTGATGATATTTTGCTTGAAGCCCACAAGCTCTTTACCCGCCACCCTGAAGTATTAGAACGAATTCGCCGCCAATATGCTTATATCATGGTGGATGAATTTCAGGACACCAACCCTCTCCAATACCAGCTGGTCCGGATGATTGCCGAACCCGACTGCAATCTGATGGCAGTTGGAGACGATGATCAGACTATCTATACTTTTAACGGTGCACGGCAAGCCTATATCTTGCAGTTTGAACAACAATATCCCGCTGCCCGTGTGATCACTTTGGATGTGAATTACCGTTCAGGCTCCTCCATTCTGGGATTAGCCAATGAGGTCATTTCCCATAATGAAGAACGAAGGCCTAAAACTCTTTACACCGGAATACGGGAAAAAGGAACTGTACAATATCTGTCTCCGCTGACCACCGATCATGAGGCAGAGGCAATACTGGAACATATAAAGCAGCAGGTCGGGAAAGGCAAACGAAAATATGGAGATATCGCGATTTTGCACCGTACGGCCAGCTACAGCCGTGCTTTCTTCGAGCGGTTGTTGATGGAAGACATTCCCTTCGTCCAGTATGGAAACTCAGATTTGTTTTACCGCCATTGGCTGATAAGGCCTGTTCTGAATCATCTTCGACTTGCCCTTAATTCTAGAGACATGAAAGCGTGCGAAGGTGTACTGCTCACTTTATATATCGCAAAGGAAAAAGGCGCTTCCTGGATCAGAGAAAAAGAAAAGAAAAAAGCTAAAAAATGGCCACTCATACACCTGATGGATCATCCTGACCTGAAAGAGAATCAAAAGGAAAAACTTATGGAACGGCTAAAAATGATCAAATCACTCCAGGCCTTTAAGCCGGAAGAGGCCATTCGCCAAATCAGGATCAAATTCTACGACGCCTTTATAGACGCCTATGATCCGGAACCCGATACCCAGTACAAGGAAACGTTAAAAGAAATGCTGGATGAACTGGAAACATCCGCGAGACGCTTTACCGGGCTCGAAGAATTCCTGGGTTTTGTAGACAGGATTACAGATAAATACATGGTGATGGAATCCTTAAAAAAAGAAGATGAATCTGATGCATTAAAACTTATGACCATTCATCGTTCCAAGGGGCTGGAATTTCCAGTAGTCTACCTGATCGGTGTTTCAGAGAGAGTACTTCCGCACAGCACCTCCTTAAAAAAGGAAGGCTGTAAAGACAACCGGTTTGAGGGAGAACATGGAGCGGCGGCTGCCCTTGAAGAAGAAAGACGGCTGGCTTATGTGGCGGTAACCAGAGCCAAAGAAGAACTTTATATCAGTTCTCCCGGATATTACCGCGGAAAGCAGGCACACGTAAGCCGGTTCATCCTGCAGCCTTTTGAATCCCGCAGATCAAGGGTTTCCAATACGGCGCAGCCTGTCCCTGCTTCAGCTGCAAAAAAACCGTCCGCCATACAGGATCGTTCTATGCCTGAAATGGGGAATGCATCAGACAAAAAGACGGTACGGACACAGGTTTATACCGCAGGTTACGGTACAAATTCCAGCCAGCCGGAAAGGAAGGCCCGTCACGATCAGCCAAAATTAGTCTCACCGGCTGCATCCGTAACTTCCCTGTCCGTGTATACGCATACTGTTACCAAAAGCTTGGATCGACAGCCTGTTTCTGCCGTTGATTCATATTTGAAGCCGGCACCGGCAGCCGCCCCTTCTTTCAGCATCAGCTCAATTGAGAAAAAAGAAAGGCCGGAGAATAAACCCAAGCTGACCAAGGAAGAAAAGGCGGATCGAGCAGCACGAATGCTTGCTGCCAAGATAGAATCCGGACAGAAATCTGCCTCTCCAAGCCGTCCCGCCATGCCGGCCAAACCCGCTGCATCGTCGTCCACACCTTCGGTAGCAGCAGCGAAACCTGCATCTAAAATGGTACCGGCCTGGGTATGTACCGATAAGACCTGCAAATCTTGGGTAAAAATGGAAGAAAGGGAGACGGTTGACCGTAACGCATCCAAAGACTCCCCGCTGTGCAAATCTCCCATGAGAAAGGGAATAAGGTCTGTCCAAGTACGGGGCTGA
- a CDS encoding ABC transporter ATP-binding protein, with protein MNILRMEEVKKKYNGKYALSIDSLRIKSGTICGYLGRNGAGKSTTIKIIMGIELPDEGEVYFLNNKIDHQNPEYKKHIGYCPDYPAVFEKLTVFEHLNFIAYLYGMDNMKEIESTIHKYLEHYEMEEYENTLIKTLSRGNKQKVAIISSIIHNPKLLIYDEPTLGLDPLSMKQFKTMLNEYTQNGGTVFLSSHSLDTIEEISDTVTIIDKGRIVKNNIAVNDIRKTVTSVEDYLLSVVEK; from the coding sequence TTGAATATCTTACGAATGGAAGAAGTCAAAAAAAAATACAATGGAAAATACGCTCTTAGCATAGATTCTCTTCGTATAAAAAGCGGAACCATTTGCGGGTATTTAGGTAGAAACGGTGCCGGAAAATCAACCACTATCAAGATTATTATGGGTATTGAATTACCGGATGAGGGCGAGGTATATTTTTTAAACAACAAGATAGATCACCAAAATCCTGAATATAAAAAGCATATAGGATATTGTCCGGATTATCCAGCTGTTTTCGAAAAGCTTACAGTTTTTGAGCATTTGAATTTCATTGCATATCTTTATGGTATGGATAATATGAAGGAAATTGAGTCAACTATTCATAAATACCTTGAACATTATGAAATGGAAGAATATGAAAATACACTCATAAAAACTCTATCAAGAGGAAATAAACAGAAGGTTGCCATTATATCTTCTATTATCCATAATCCGAAACTCCTGATATACGATGAACCTACTTTGGGTCTCGATCCCTTAAGTATGAAACAATTTAAAACGATGTTAAATGAATATACCCAAAATGGAGGAACGGTTTTTCTTTCTTCCCATTCTTTGGATACTATAGAAGAGATTTCAGATACTGTGACGATTATTGATAAAGGGAGAATTGTCAAAAATAACATTGCAGTAAATGATATACGTAAAACGGTCACTTCTGTTGAGGATTACTTGCTATCGGTTGTTGAGAAATGA
- a CDS encoding thiamine diphosphokinase: MNGQRIVILTGGAAGDWIQDCIKPEDLLIGADRGALRLIRMGYSPFLSLGDFDSVSLEELEEIKLKSGKVLTCDAIDKDVTDTEMAFDAAISMKPSEILLLGALGTRWDHSIVNIHLLKKGLENGIPSRIIDTHNEIRLINRPAILHKTKYIHVSLLPFSSSVTGITLEGFKYPLDHATLQIGQSLGISNVMAGETGRISLLTGELLVIQSID; the protein is encoded by the coding sequence ATGAACGGACAACGCATTGTTATTCTAACCGGAGGAGCAGCGGGTGACTGGATACAAGATTGTATTAAACCGGAAGATCTTCTTATAGGAGCTGACCGGGGTGCTCTCCGCCTTATTCGGATGGGCTATTCCCCTTTCCTCTCCCTTGGCGATTTTGATTCTGTGAGCCTTGAGGAGCTGGAGGAAATTAAGCTAAAGAGCGGAAAAGTTCTTACATGTGATGCGATTGATAAAGATGTGACGGATACGGAGATGGCCTTCGATGCCGCCATTTCCATGAAGCCTTCTGAAATCCTTCTGCTCGGGGCACTCGGTACACGGTGGGATCATTCCATTGTCAATATTCATTTGCTCAAAAAGGGGCTGGAGAACGGCATTCCCTCCCGCATTATCGATACTCACAATGAAATCCGGCTGATTAACCGCCCGGCCATCCTCCATAAAACTAAATACATACATGTATCTCTTCTGCCATTCAGTTCATCGGTTACCGGGATAACACTTGAGGGCTTCAAATATCCTCTTGATCACGCGACTCTCCAAATTGGACAATCGCTCGGAATCAGCAATGTTATGGCCGGGGAAACAGGCCGTATATCGCTTCTGACCGGTGAACTGCTGGTCATCCAAAGTATAGACTGA
- a CDS encoding elicitor-associated permease-like protein, whose amino-acid sequence MNFIKYLTFKYKLNSNHRRSSAEALADKVAFFILIAVITTIVYFVIKLFPQSIQQNMNKYSLSVFAFICVISLSSSIKKYYKEYFLSPEREILLIVPIRNSQIILSRFFIIVFDVLIIGCLFMIPFVTANYFAGNIHLGIVLITIPQIVATAILSSSFAHFLFAFAYILTKGKGLKTVAYTLMTIASVGVIAIIVFLQNYKSFFLVHDYWIRGIFHVLFKYPEYLLANQINGANAGIFTLISIANMIILLFLAYSLTGYCYKKGLLSVSSRDLEKSFYISKISVALNKYVQNFFLKKDILYLIRSPKLFSVYITPVLFTSVLEIKIQFASSGVFFSIFISVFTAIITAITLSLLQTDDLDHTDLLFSIPFDIESLFKSRCILLFILSTLVSGTFVILICIAESVRWEFILFSLVQLLLMSYISSKVLVSRVIHKSNKNSAGYRYDGSLARTIFYYILVWNIPLLILFSILYGFLMHTVENNSLSIQAVIILLIAFLTVIAMIYKSTQITINKPKENHL is encoded by the coding sequence ATGAATTTCATTAAATACTTAACGTTCAAATACAAACTTAATAGTAACCATAGAAGGTCCAGTGCAGAGGCACTAGCTGATAAGGTTGCTTTTTTTATTTTGATTGCTGTTATAACGACGATTGTGTATTTTGTTATCAAATTGTTTCCTCAGAGTATTCAGCAAAACATGAATAAATATTCATTGAGTGTGTTTGCTTTTATCTGTGTTATTTCGTTATCATCTTCCATAAAAAAATATTATAAGGAATATTTTCTTTCACCGGAACGTGAAATATTGCTCATTGTACCTATCAGAAACTCTCAAATCATCCTTTCGAGATTTTTTATCATCGTTTTTGACGTATTAATAATTGGCTGTTTATTCATGATCCCATTTGTCACAGCCAATTATTTTGCTGGTAACATACACTTGGGAATTGTTTTAATAACAATCCCCCAAATCGTGGCTACAGCCATATTATCAAGCTCTTTTGCACATTTTCTATTTGCCTTTGCTTACATCCTTACTAAAGGAAAGGGATTAAAAACAGTAGCTTATACATTGATGACAATAGCATCAGTTGGAGTTATAGCCATAATTGTGTTTTTACAAAATTATAAATCCTTCTTCTTGGTACATGACTACTGGATTAGAGGGATTTTTCACGTCTTATTTAAGTATCCGGAGTATTTGCTGGCCAATCAAATTAATGGTGCAAATGCGGGAATATTTACTTTGATTTCAATTGCCAATATGATCATCCTGTTGTTTTTGGCTTATTCTTTAACCGGTTATTGTTATAAGAAAGGGTTATTATCTGTTTCATCCAGGGATTTGGAAAAATCATTTTACATAAGCAAAATCTCTGTGGCCCTGAATAAGTATGTACAAAATTTTTTCCTCAAAAAAGACATTCTCTATCTTATTAGGTCACCTAAATTATTTTCGGTGTACATAACACCTGTCTTGTTTACCAGTGTGCTTGAAATCAAAATCCAATTTGCTTCATCAGGCGTATTTTTTTCAATTTTTATAAGTGTATTTACTGCGATAATCACGGCCATCACTTTGAGTCTGCTTCAAACAGATGATCTTGATCATACGGATTTATTGTTTTCAATACCTTTTGACATAGAAAGTTTGTTCAAAAGCCGGTGTATCCTCCTTTTTATTCTTTCAACTTTGGTCTCTGGCACTTTTGTCATTTTAATTTGTATAGCCGAGTCTGTCCGCTGGGAATTTATACTCTTTAGTCTTGTTCAATTGCTGTTGATGTCTTATATATCTTCAAAAGTATTGGTATCACGTGTTATTCACAAAAGCAACAAAAACTCTGCCGGCTACAGGTATGATGGATCTTTGGCCCGGACTATTTTCTATTACATTTTAGTATGGAATATTCCTTTACTGATATTATTTAGCATCCTTTACGGATTTCTGATGCATACCGTAGAAAATAATAGTTTATCTATTCAGGCAGTTATTATACTGCTAATTGCTTTTTTAACAGTTATAGCCATGATCTACAAGAGTACTCAAATTACTATAAATAAACCAAAGGAGAATCATTTATGA